In Candidatus Eremiobacteraceae bacterium, a single genomic region encodes these proteins:
- a CDS encoding VOC family protein has translation MKVQLGAVWHFSLAVIDPEKSAQFWTNNFDLHEMFRSDEAIALTNDAIIIGFFKGTPHPDTIDHMSFYLDSMRALHEALEMLKKNGVELEDPGNEIGPTSPGSPHMGLWFQDPDGYRWELSVQNGARER, from the coding sequence GTGAAAGTACAACTTGGCGCGGTCTGGCATTTCAGCCTTGCCGTCATAGACCCGGAGAAGAGCGCGCAGTTTTGGACCAACAACTTCGATCTGCACGAAATGTTCCGGTCCGATGAGGCCATCGCGCTGACGAACGACGCAATTATCATCGGGTTCTTCAAAGGCACACCACATCCGGACACGATTGACCACATGTCGTTTTACCTCGACAGTATGCGCGCGCTACACGAAGCGCTCGAGATGCTGAAAAAAAACGGCGTAGAACTGGAAGATCCCGGCAACGAGATCGGCCCTACATCGCCGGGCTCGCCGCATATGGGCCTGTGGTTTCAAGATCCGGACGGGTATCGCTGGGAGCTCTCGGTTCAGAACGGTGCCCGCGAGCGCTAA